The sequence below is a genomic window from bacterium.
AGACCTCGACACAGTTGGCGCAAAGGCTGCACTTGGTGAAATCGAGGTGGTAGGCGACGAGTTCCTTCTTTTTCGCCCCCTCGGGCTTTTCAGCTATTACCCTGATGCAGTTGGAGGGGCAGATGCGCTCGCACATCATGCAGGTTATGCACTTGTGGAAGCCCTTTTCGATGACCATATCGGTATGGCCCCGGAAGTTCGGCGTCACTTCCATTCTCTCGAAGGGGTAGTGAACCGTTATCGGCTTTTTGAAAAAAACCTTGCCGGTG
It includes:
- a CDS encoding NADH-quinone oxidoreductase subunit I, with protein sequence MISYFKEMFSGLNSLFTGMRITGKVFFKKPITVHYPFERMEVTPNFRGHTDMVIEKGFHKCITCMMCERICPSNCIRVIAEKPEGAKKKELVAYHLDFTKCSLCANCVEVCPTSALYFSHEYTLVGTSRHDFHFNLLERAKKRAAETGIVWGPPEPEPKTESEKPKKEAAAAPAEA